The Aerosakkonema funiforme FACHB-1375 nucleotide sequence CTATACCCTTTACTCAACCGACACCTCCGAACGTGCTGGAACTGCGAAAGCAGCAAGCGACCTTGACGCAAAACAAGCTTCGCAAAGATTTAACTCGCCACAGCTACGGTCAGGATACCCATTTCGACAGACCTCTCGCTCAGCTGGGTCTGAGCCCTTCCGACGAAAAACGGCCAACGATCGTCGGCCTGCGAGAAACTGAAGTAGACAGTGCTTACGCTTTGGTGCTGGAATTTGAGTCCCCCGACCTACCCCTCGAAGTTTGGCAAGAAAAGCAGGCAAAAATGGAAAAATTCTTTGGCCCTGGCGTGCGAGTTGAGTTGACTCAGCCAGAAGCCTCACGCATCGATTTAACTCTGATCGCGACACCTATAGAAGCTCCGAACTAGGGACGGAAAACTTAGGGAAAATTTTGACTTTTGACTTTTGACTTTTGACTTTCCCCCGCTCCTCACTTTTCCAAGCGCACGGCATACCACTGTAGGTACTGCCCTGGCCCAACATCCAGATCGCAGGATGTATCGAGCAAATACTGAGCTTGAGACTCCAGAGATGTAAATTTCTGCAAATCCCGTGGCAAATTATCCTGTCGCTGCGCCAAAATCTGCTTGAGCTTTTCTAACAATTCCGACGGTGTAAGGAATTGCTC carries:
- a CDS encoding DUF2854 domain-containing protein, producing the protein MLRQTSLATLGLSLGSILTIVGFAAYFADNATLNLVGFFYGFPLLLGGLALKANELKPIPFTQPTPPNVLELRKQQATLTQNKLRKDLTRHSYGQDTHFDRPLAQLGLSPSDEKRPTIVGLRETEVDSAYALVLEFESPDLPLEVWQEKQAKMEKFFGPGVRVELTQPEASRIDLTLIATPIEAPN
- a CDS encoding chlororespiratory reduction protein 7 — protein: MPDPMMFQQDAFVVLEPNQPEQFLTPSELLEKLKQILAQRQDNLPRDLQKFTSLESQAQYLLDTSCDLDVGPGQYLQWYAVRLEK